Proteins from a single region of Companilactobacillus farciminis KCTC 3681 = DSM 20184:
- a CDS encoding ClC family H(+)/Cl(-) exchange transporter, whose product MKVAVTDNEKLRLTLEGVLVGIISGIFVSMFRWSIAHSLKFYQGLYVAARNNSLLVLSLLGLMIIIGLFVGYLVKKEPNISGSGIPQVEAQLGGEMHLNWWSILWKKFVGGILCIGPGLFLGREGPSIQLGSAVGQGIGDLTHDNKGVNQRVLIASGAAAGLSAAFSAPIAGAMFVLEEVYHNFSPMVWITSLASAVSANLVALYVFGLQPVLQVPYQYSLPVKYYWHLVILGIVLGLMGRLYQICTLSMPAVFAKTRLPRYIHGIIPLILIVPLGMMYTQFIGGGNEVIVNLDKFKGGLLFLMGLLLLRFVFSMISYGSGLPGGIFLPILNLGAIIGAIYAVFMNQLGLLPIYFESNLIIFAMAGYFACIGKAPFTAIILVTEMVGSLKHLMPLAVLSLVAYIVVDMLNGAPIYEALKERLNLNSDYLNRVSKFNDRLEVPIYEGSSIDGKYIRDIPFPKDILVIAVYRGERQLIPRGDTMIKAGDRIVFMVNAGQRAKISQKLQDLIQGMH is encoded by the coding sequence AGTTGGGATTATCTCCGGAATCTTCGTTAGTATGTTCCGTTGGTCGATTGCACACTCTTTGAAGTTTTATCAAGGTCTTTATGTTGCGGCACGAAATAATTCTCTATTAGTTTTGTCGTTATTAGGCTTGATGATTATTATCGGGCTATTTGTCGGATATTTAGTCAAAAAAGAACCCAATATTTCGGGTTCGGGTATTCCGCAAGTTGAAGCTCAATTAGGTGGCGAGATGCATCTAAATTGGTGGTCAATTTTGTGGAAAAAATTTGTCGGAGGTATCCTTTGTATCGGGCCAGGTTTGTTTTTAGGTCGTGAAGGTCCTTCGATTCAATTGGGATCAGCTGTTGGTCAGGGTATCGGTGATTTAACGCACGATAACAAAGGTGTCAATCAGCGAGTTCTTATCGCCAGTGGTGCGGCAGCCGGATTATCAGCTGCTTTTAGTGCACCGATTGCTGGAGCCATGTTTGTTTTGGAAGAAGTTTATCACAATTTTTCACCAATGGTGTGGATTACTTCTTTAGCCAGTGCGGTCAGTGCCAATTTGGTGGCGTTGTACGTCTTTGGACTGCAGCCAGTGTTACAAGTGCCTTACCAGTATAGTTTGCCGGTTAAGTATTATTGGCATTTAGTTATTTTAGGAATTGTTTTAGGTTTAATGGGACGCTTGTACCAAATTTGTACGTTGTCGATGCCAGCAGTTTTTGCCAAGACTCGTTTGCCTCGTTATATCCACGGAATAATCCCGTTGATTTTAATTGTTCCTTTAGGAATGATGTACACGCAATTTATCGGTGGTGGTAATGAAGTTATCGTCAACTTGGACAAGTTCAAAGGCGGATTGTTATTTTTGATGGGCTTGTTGCTGTTGAGATTTGTCTTTTCGATGATTTCTTATGGTTCAGGACTTCCTGGTGGTATCTTTTTGCCAATTTTGAACCTGGGAGCTATCATTGGAGCAATTTACGCTGTCTTTATGAACCAACTTGGATTGTTGCCAATTTACTTTGAAAGTAATTTGATAATTTTTGCGATGGCGGGTTACTTTGCTTGTATCGGTAAAGCACCATTTACGGCGATTATTTTAGTCACAGAAATGGTTGGTTCATTGAAACATTTGATGCCATTGGCTGTTTTGTCGTTGGTGGCTTACATTGTCGTCGATATGTTGAACGGAGCACCAATTTATGAAGCTTTAAAAGAACGTTTGAATCTCAATTCAGATTATTTGAATCGAGTCAGCAAGTTTAACGATCGACTGGAAGTGCCAATTTATGAAGGTAGTTCGATCGATGGAAAATACATTCGTGATATTCCATTTCCTAAAGATATTTTAGTGATTGCGGTTTACCGTGGTGAAAGACAATTGATTCCTCGTGGTGATACAATGATCAAAGCAGGGGATCGAATCGTCTTCATGGTCAATGCCGGTCAACGAGCAAAAATATCTCAAAAATTGCAAGACTTGATTCAAGGTATGCACTAG
- the secG gene encoding preprotein translocase subunit SecG, with the protein MYNIIETLLIIVSILIIIAVLMQPTKQQDALNALSGGGGDLFSNQKKRGFEAFMVKVTYVLLVLFFVCSLILVYLSSH; encoded by the coding sequence GTGTATAACATTATCGAAACATTGTTGATAATAGTATCCATTTTGATAATCATTGCCGTATTAATGCAACCAACTAAGCAACAAGATGCTTTGAATGCGTTGTCCGGTGGTGGTGGTGACCTATTCAGCAACCAGAAGAAACGTGGTTTTGAAGCCTTCATGGTTAAGGTTACCTACGTTTTACTAGTATTGTTCTTTGTTTGCTCATTGATACTAGTATACTTATCATCTCACTAA
- a CDS encoding alpha/beta hydrolase, translating into MKILRPQPFYFDGGTSAVLLLHSFSGTSNDMRLLGRFLQRNNFSAYAPMLVGHGTDEPLDILEKGGPDQWWRQTQASIDFLKQKQKTKIYVFGLSLGAIFATQALEENPDVIAGGVFGSPLHNQEFKDIKSAFMTYAKKVYSLQQDLTDVELDAKMRVVKSKIDNKIMSIQKTSVGVTEKLAEIKRPYFIGQGTSDKLVNPEAAKLVAQDVKTSQLHFYDAGHVLTINRAHNQLQSDVLNFLENN; encoded by the coding sequence ATGAAAATTTTACGACCACAACCATTTTATTTTGACGGTGGAACTAGTGCGGTGTTGTTGTTACATTCTTTTTCAGGAACATCCAATGACATGCGCCTATTAGGAAGATTTTTACAGAGAAATAATTTTTCAGCCTACGCTCCGATGCTAGTTGGCCACGGAACTGATGAACCTTTAGACATTTTAGAAAAGGGTGGTCCAGATCAGTGGTGGCGACAAACGCAGGCTTCAATCGACTTTTTAAAACAAAAGCAAAAGACGAAAATTTATGTTTTTGGACTATCATTAGGTGCAATTTTTGCGACCCAAGCACTTGAAGAAAACCCGGATGTTATTGCAGGGGGAGTTTTTGGCTCACCTTTGCACAATCAAGAGTTCAAAGACATCAAATCAGCCTTTATGACATATGCTAAAAAGGTGTATTCTTTACAACAGGACTTAACTGATGTGGAGTTGGATGCCAAGATGAGAGTCGTTAAATCAAAAATCGATAACAAAATAATGTCGATTCAAAAAACTTCTGTTGGTGTGACTGAGAAGTTAGCTGAAATAAAACGACCATATTTCATTGGTCAAGGTACGAGTGATAAATTAGTAAATCCAGAAGCTGCTAAATTAGTAGCTCAAGACGTTAAAACATCACAGCTACATTTTTACGATGCAGGGCATGTTTTAACTATCAACCGCGCTCATAATCAATTACAGAGTGACGTGTTAAATTTTTTAGAAAATAATTGA
- the rnr gene encoding ribonuclease R: MPDKDNKLIADILEVFRSNPDRRYKSEQIEDILRMHGASAFKRVVKSLAVLEGESKITLTNKDEFKMATPETVVEGTFKGNDKGFGFVRYDEVDPDAFISRDNTLHAVNGDTVEVKITKPSNPWIDKGPEGEITKIVERSLTKAVGEFHPYSDSQVEKTGHYGYVQSHEKKIASYMIFISDKGLHPQMGDMVQVSIDEYPNDKHPQSMEGTALEIIGNKNDPGVDIMSIVVDNDINPEFPNEVLKEAESIPDHVLDSDRVGRKDLTKNMVITIDGDDSKDFDDAVGLDMLPNGNFHLEVDIADVTHYVKEGSPLDEEAYARGTSTYLVDRVIPMLPFRLSNGICSLNPGEDRLALTCEMEIDHSGNVVKHEIYPSVIQSKYRMTYNNVNEILKGDEELNEEYAPLVPMLKQMAQLHEILFNKRHQRGAIDFEETEAQIIVDENGKPIDIKLRERGTSEKMIESFMLAANETVAEHYNVKHVPFLYRVHEKPDEEKIKNFFEFAAAMGVQVKGNLKEITPKMFQNVLSDVVGTPEEQVVTIMLLRSLQQARYSDEPLGHFGLAAKYYTHFTSPIRRYPDLTVHRMIHSYAENGFTDDEQAKWGNKLQEIAEHTSSRERISINAERAVDDLKKTEYMADQVGNTFDAVVSSVTSFGMFIQLDNTVEGLIHISNMKDDFYEFDEKSLSMHGRGTGKTFKVGQPIKVKLIRADVEHRQIDFERVLTPEEQEQADKREAEFKKKRSMQHGRGRGGHGRHNDHKGHGNGNSRNNSNGNKNHKRRGKYERR, encoded by the coding sequence ATGCCAGATAAAGATAATAAATTAATTGCGGACATCTTAGAGGTTTTTAGAAGCAACCCCGATCGTCGCTACAAGTCAGAACAGATCGAAGATATTTTAAGAATGCATGGGGCTTCGGCTTTCAAACGTGTTGTTAAATCTCTAGCTGTCCTAGAAGGTGAAAGTAAGATTACTTTGACCAACAAAGATGAGTTCAAAATGGCCACACCAGAAACAGTGGTTGAAGGAACTTTTAAGGGAAATGATAAGGGATTTGGTTTCGTTAGATACGATGAAGTCGACCCTGACGCCTTTATTTCCAGAGACAACACACTCCACGCAGTCAACGGCGATACAGTTGAAGTGAAGATCACTAAACCATCTAATCCTTGGATCGACAAAGGACCAGAAGGTGAGATCACAAAGATTGTTGAAAGATCATTGACTAAAGCTGTCGGTGAATTCCACCCTTACAGTGATTCTCAAGTTGAAAAGACTGGTCACTACGGCTACGTTCAAAGTCACGAAAAGAAAATTGCTTCATACATGATTTTCATCTCTGACAAAGGTTTGCATCCACAAATGGGTGACATGGTTCAAGTTTCTATCGATGAATATCCAAACGACAAGCACCCTCAAAGTATGGAAGGTACTGCTCTTGAAATCATCGGTAACAAAAATGATCCCGGTGTCGATATCATGTCCATCGTGGTTGACAATGACATCAATCCAGAATTTCCTAACGAAGTTTTAAAAGAAGCTGAAAGTATTCCTGATCATGTCTTAGATTCAGACCGTGTTGGTCGTAAAGACTTGACTAAGAATATGGTTATCACAATCGATGGGGACGACTCAAAGGACTTTGATGATGCGGTCGGTTTGGACATGTTGCCAAATGGTAACTTCCATCTAGAAGTTGATATCGCCGATGTTACGCATTATGTTAAAGAAGGTTCTCCACTAGATGAAGAAGCTTATGCTCGTGGTACAAGTACTTATTTAGTTGACCGAGTAATTCCAATGTTGCCATTTAGATTGTCAAATGGAATCTGTTCATTGAACCCGGGTGAAGACCGTCTAGCCTTGACTTGTGAAATGGAAATCGACCACTCAGGTAATGTTGTTAAGCATGAAATTTACCCAAGTGTTATCCAATCAAAATATCGTATGACTTATAATAACGTTAATGAAATTTTGAAGGGTGACGAAGAATTAAATGAAGAATATGCTCCATTAGTACCAATGTTGAAACAAATGGCACAACTTCACGAAATTCTCTTCAACAAACGTCACCAACGTGGTGCTATCGACTTTGAAGAAACAGAAGCACAAATCATCGTTGATGAAAACGGTAAGCCAATCGACATCAAGTTAAGAGAACGTGGAACTTCTGAAAAGATGATCGAATCATTCATGTTAGCTGCTAACGAAACAGTCGCTGAACATTACAATGTTAAACACGTACCATTCTTATATCGTGTCCACGAAAAACCTGATGAAGAAAAAATCAAGAACTTCTTTGAATTTGCTGCCGCAATGGGTGTCCAAGTTAAAGGTAACTTGAAAGAAATTACACCAAAGATGTTCCAAAATGTTTTGTCTGATGTTGTCGGAACTCCTGAAGAACAAGTTGTCACAATTATGTTGTTGAGAAGTTTACAACAAGCTAGATATTCTGATGAACCACTAGGTCACTTTGGTTTGGCTGCTAAATATTACACACACTTTACTTCACCAATCAGACGTTACCCTGATTTGACAGTTCACCGTATGATTCACAGTTATGCTGAAAATGGCTTTACTGATGATGAACAAGCTAAGTGGGGCAACAAGCTTCAAGAAATTGCTGAACACACTTCAAGTCGTGAAAGAATTTCTATCAATGCTGAACGTGCCGTTGATGATTTGAAGAAGACTGAATACATGGCTGATCAAGTTGGAAATACTTTCGATGCTGTTGTCAGTTCAGTAACTAGTTTTGGAATGTTCATTCAATTGGATAATACCGTTGAAGGTTTGATTCACATTTCTAACATGAAAGATGATTTCTACGAATTTGACGAAAAGAGTTTGTCAATGCACGGTCGTGGAACTGGTAAGACTTTCAAGGTTGGTCAACCAATCAAGGTTAAGTTGATCAGAGCAGATGTTGAACACAGACAAATTGACTTTGAACGTGTACTAACTCCAGAAGAACAAGAACAAGCTGACAAACGTGAAGCTGAATTTAAGAAGAAACGTTCAATGCAACATGGCAGAGGTCGTGGCGGTCATGGTCGTCACAATGATCACAAAGGTCATGGCAATGGAAACAGTAGAAATAATAGTAATGGAAACAAAAACCATAAGAGACGTGGTAAATACGAAAGACGGTGA
- the smpB gene encoding SsrA-binding protein SmpB, translating to MKKHHTKAANEVANNRKARHDYNILETYEAGIALTGTEIKSVRASKMNIKDGFVQARNGELWLENVNISIYDQGNIFNHDPLRNRKLLLHKKEIRKITSSIQEKGITVVPLKVYLKHGFAKVLIGIAEGKKQYDKRETIKKRDQEREIRRVMKNAY from the coding sequence TTGAAGAAACATCATACTAAAGCTGCTAATGAAGTAGCCAACAATCGTAAGGCGCGCCATGATTACAATATTTTAGAAACTTATGAAGCAGGAATCGCTTTGACAGGAACAGAAATCAAATCCGTTCGTGCCAGCAAGATGAACATTAAAGATGGTTTCGTCCAAGCTCGAAATGGCGAACTTTGGTTAGAAAATGTCAACATTAGCATCTATGACCAAGGAAACATCTTTAATCATGATCCTTTACGTAATCGTAAATTGTTGCTCCATAAAAAAGAGATTCGTAAGATTACTTCAAGTATTCAAGAAAAAGGAATCACAGTAGTTCCTTTGAAAGTTTACTTAAAGCATGGTTTTGCTAAAGTATTGATTGGTATCGCCGAAGGTAAGAAACAGTACGATAAACGTGAAACAATTAAGAAACGTGATCAAGAAAGAGAAATTAGACGTGTTATGAAAAATGCGTACTAG
- a CDS encoding S66 family peptidase has translation MKIGYFSSSTPITYLSPKRFQRAKDFLTSKGIELQAGSLTQKSDFYRSGSIQARADEINQLIHDETIDVLMATIGGLVTNSILDKIDYDYLQKHPKTIVGYSDATALLLAISTQAPACKVLYGPALVASFGDVKEIIDYTWQSFEQVLNNQEVELTAPQFWTDEAINWEDYQRPKKMVQNQWHYIKQPILEGRIVGGNLNTMSGILGSKYFPKYTKDDLLFIEDAEKDTSIIEKNFSMLKNFGTFDQVKGVILGKHALFDDLHTGRKPIDILLEVLGNRGLPIIYDFDSCHTVPMMTTPIGAWARFDATKMQVTYRQS, from the coding sequence ATGAAGATAGGCTATTTTTCATCTTCAACACCAATTACTTATCTTTCACCAAAAAGATTTCAACGAGCCAAAGATTTCTTAACTAGTAAGGGAATAGAATTACAAGCTGGTTCGTTGACACAGAAGAGCGATTTCTATCGTTCTGGTAGTATCCAGGCTCGAGCTGATGAGATCAATCAGTTGATTCATGATGAAACAATTGATGTTTTGATGGCAACGATTGGGGGATTGGTCACTAATTCTATTCTAGACAAAATTGATTATGATTATTTACAAAAACATCCTAAAACTATTGTTGGTTATTCAGATGCAACAGCTTTGTTATTAGCGATTTCTACTCAAGCACCAGCTTGCAAAGTACTTTACGGTCCAGCTTTAGTGGCTTCATTTGGGGATGTTAAGGAAATCATTGATTACACTTGGCAAAGTTTTGAACAAGTTTTAAACAATCAAGAAGTAGAATTAACAGCACCACAATTTTGGACCGATGAGGCAATCAATTGGGAAGATTACCAACGACCTAAAAAAATGGTACAAAATCAATGGCATTACATAAAACAACCGATATTAGAGGGAAGAATTGTCGGTGGAAACCTTAACACTATGTCTGGAATTTTGGGTTCCAAGTATTTCCCTAAATATACTAAAGACGATTTGTTATTCATTGAAGACGCTGAAAAAGATACTTCAATTATTGAAAAAAACTTTTCGATGTTAAAGAATTTCGGTACTTTTGATCAAGTAAAGGGAGTGATTCTGGGAAAACACGCCTTATTTGATGATTTGCACACGGGACGCAAACCGATAGATATTCTTTTAGAGGTATTGGGGAATCGTGGTTTACCGATAATCTATGATTTTGATTCCTGTCATACGGTGCCAATGATGACTACTCCGATAGGCGCTTGGGCTAGATTTGATGCTACTAAGATGCAAGTAACTTATCGACAATCCTAA
- a CDS encoding DUF2207 domain-containing protein, whose protein sequence is MKKIWGIWSLVFGLLLMFTMTSTVKADGDYQIEKYNATADVQKNGDIDLTQKITYQFDGNFKGVYYNQDIAGINGITLPEVYLDDGYTTKQLTQNNSGLNNSFKVDKTANKVNIKVYHSASTEKLTYIYKYHLLGAITNYTDTARLNWKIIGDGWQKDLHNVVLKVNLPQKNISKLQAWTHGPLDGYTKVDRKDGSVKMTIETVPEGRFVETEMLFPTTVTADNPKIVNKKIKQKVLNHEKQLVLDANASRERKKWIYIILMTFGYLVVAGIFIARLISIKKNSGNKHFHPTPLYHFFDEPKFLPSMAKVILDRSDKADSLSLTADLLYEVGKRRMAIRKVKKTYEITALVPPTNPFFKFLIENIGDGKKVTLKQIKTAAKGYHTAKNDIVQNFETWSKDAAKGREKYLDLENMRIVDNFRLTAIVIPGILFLMFIIAAIFGKKLLVLGIVYVIIAILSWVMLWIAKRKITPYTDLGEQEVNEIKAFKRMLSDIDDIKMAEVGDLILWEQFLPYAVVFGVSDKVIKALKVNFTTEQINDSMIVPYYIGATSFLGSKNGFESAFIGAISAGGGIAGSSSSVSGGSGGFSGGSSGGFGGGSGGGAF, encoded by the coding sequence ATGAAGAAAATTTGGGGTATTTGGAGTCTAGTTTTTGGATTGTTGTTGATGTTTACAATGACTTCAACAGTCAAAGCTGATGGCGATTACCAAATAGAAAAGTACAACGCTACAGCAGACGTCCAAAAAAATGGTGATATTGATTTAACACAAAAAATCACCTATCAATTTGATGGTAACTTTAAAGGAGTCTACTATAATCAAGATATTGCTGGTATCAACGGGATAACGCTACCTGAGGTTTATCTCGACGATGGTTATACGACTAAACAATTGACTCAAAATAATTCTGGACTAAATAATTCCTTTAAAGTTGATAAGACTGCGAATAAAGTCAATATCAAAGTTTATCACTCGGCCTCCACGGAAAAACTGACGTATATTTATAAGTATCATTTGTTAGGAGCCATTACTAATTACACTGATACGGCGCGACTGAATTGGAAAATAATTGGCGACGGCTGGCAAAAAGATTTACACAATGTCGTTTTGAAAGTCAATTTGCCACAGAAGAATATTTCCAAGTTACAAGCCTGGACTCACGGGCCATTAGACGGATATACAAAGGTTGATCGAAAAGATGGCTCTGTCAAAATGACAATTGAAACCGTGCCTGAAGGACGATTTGTGGAAACTGAAATGCTCTTTCCAACAACAGTAACAGCCGACAACCCTAAGATAGTCAATAAAAAAATCAAACAAAAAGTTCTCAACCATGAAAAGCAATTAGTTTTGGATGCTAATGCTAGTCGAGAACGTAAAAAATGGATTTATATTATTTTAATGACCTTTGGTTACTTAGTAGTCGCTGGAATCTTTATTGCCCGTTTGATCAGCATCAAAAAAAATTCCGGCAACAAGCATTTTCATCCGACGCCTTTATATCATTTCTTCGATGAACCTAAGTTCTTACCTAGTATGGCGAAGGTGATCCTTGATCGTAGCGATAAAGCTGATAGTTTGTCACTGACAGCTGATTTGTTGTACGAAGTGGGTAAGAGACGTATGGCTATCAGAAAAGTCAAAAAGACTTATGAAATTACTGCTTTAGTGCCACCAACTAATCCATTTTTCAAATTCTTGATTGAAAATATCGGTGATGGCAAAAAGGTTACTTTGAAACAGATCAAGACTGCTGCCAAGGGTTATCACACTGCTAAAAATGATATCGTACAGAATTTTGAAACTTGGTCAAAAGATGCTGCTAAAGGGCGTGAAAAGTATCTCGATTTAGAAAATATGCGCATCGTTGATAATTTCCGCTTAACTGCAATAGTAATTCCGGGTATTTTGTTCCTGATGTTTATCATTGCGGCAATTTTTGGCAAAAAACTATTAGTTTTAGGGATAGTCTACGTAATAATAGCAATTCTTTCTTGGGTCATGCTATGGATAGCAAAAAGAAAGATTACTCCTTATACTGATTTGGGAGAACAAGAAGTTAATGAGATTAAAGCTTTTAAACGCATGCTTTCTGATATCGACGATATTAAGATGGCAGAAGTTGGAGATTTGATTCTCTGGGAGCAATTCTTGCCTTATGCGGTCGTTTTTGGAGTTTCGGATAAAGTTATTAAGGCCTTGAAGGTAAACTTCACTACCGAGCAAATTAACGATTCTATGATAGTTCCGTATTACATTGGAGCAACTAGTTTCTTAGGTTCAAAGAATGGCTTTGAATCTGCCTTTATCGGGGCAATCAGTGCTGGTGGTGGTATTGCTGGAAGTTCATCAAGTGTCAGTGGTGGATCAGGTGGTTTTTCTGGCGGTTCATCAGGAGGATTTGGTGGAGGTTCCGGTGGTGGAGCCTTTTAG
- a CDS encoding LPXTG cell wall anchor domain-containing protein encodes MGKKLRTFLAAFVAALGLVVLVFASHPCDAQAAEYQTNDLLSGISINQKNYDTASDVDLTLSWDATGKQLNNGDTWEIQFPDTLRVTKEESIPFYDGSTLIGTGVLDPVSNTLKITFNENIEGKADFKGSISIKTGIKPGKDAVVGNNDVVIGDYHDNMTVISSDADFSKKGVIGTDENGDAIITWTILANRNSAEMPNLKIIENNINDDQTFIKGSVNVYEASWTSPGYYKKGYQLNSSEYTYTEDGNGFIINGLPKDNQFYAVTFQTKINDSDNTTNGHKFKNHADFTWGNGSSTGTNMAAADGSVTGNSNSGSGNGNNILGSVVLTKTSADENNTLIPGATYSLYQRDADKDTLIQSDLVTDANGQITVDKLPAGDYYFVETSTPDGYQQNPNEIPFTITGQTTIAVQVETKDEPVGSKEGSIIIQKLDAATGYRLAGAEFDVIDADTNEVIGHITTDQLGYGHMYNIPYGNYILRETKAPDGYILNNEDITFTINDETQAPAIISIDNEKETGGDGNFSASMIKYDADLLHQEKVGVAGAEYTLYDTDGTALGVFQTNDEGVIKVDNLNPGSYYFLETKAPDGYDINPEKIEFTITDSDIELGTLETSDPKLTGGSGGGETPGTDGNGNEGKDPDPDENGNTENPDPDGNGNEGNGDGDNNGGVIVDPENPGSNNNNNGNEGGLITNPINPGDANNGSDSSSNLPQTGEKTSLTATFLGLVLLSGIVYFKRRNA; translated from the coding sequence ATGGGGAAAAAATTACGCACTTTTTTGGCTGCTTTTGTAGCTGCTCTGGGACTAGTTGTTTTAGTCTTTGCTAGTCATCCTTGCGATGCTCAAGCAGCTGAATACCAAACTAATGATTTATTGAGTGGTATATCGATAAATCAAAAGAATTATGATACTGCCAGTGATGTTGACTTAACACTTAGTTGGGATGCTACTGGCAAACAATTAAATAATGGCGATACATGGGAAATACAGTTCCCAGATACTTTAAGGGTTACCAAAGAAGAATCTATTCCGTTTTATGATGGTAGTACTTTAATTGGTACCGGAGTATTAGACCCAGTTTCTAATACTTTAAAAATAACTTTCAATGAGAATATTGAAGGTAAGGCGGATTTTAAAGGATCAATCAGCATTAAAACTGGTATCAAACCGGGTAAAGATGCTGTTGTAGGAAATAATGATGTTGTTATCGGAGATTATCATGACAATATGACAGTCATTTCATCAGATGCCGATTTTTCTAAAAAAGGAGTCATCGGTACTGACGAAAATGGTGATGCCATCATTACTTGGACGATTCTTGCTAATCGCAACAGTGCTGAAATGCCTAATCTAAAAATCATCGAAAACAACATTAATGATGATCAAACATTCATCAAGGGTTCAGTTAATGTTTATGAGGCTAGTTGGACATCGCCTGGTTATTATAAAAAGGGATATCAATTAAATAGTTCTGAATATACATACACTGAGGATGGTAATGGTTTTATCATCAACGGTCTTCCCAAAGATAATCAATTTTATGCTGTTACTTTCCAAACAAAAATCAATGATTCTGATAATACAACAAATGGTCATAAGTTCAAAAATCACGCTGACTTCACTTGGGGTAATGGCTCAAGTACCGGTACAAATATGGCAGCTGCTGACGGTAGTGTAACTGGTAACTCTAATTCTGGTAGTGGTAACGGTAATAATATCTTAGGTTCAGTTGTTTTGACTAAGACTAGTGCCGATGAGAATAATACTTTAATTCCTGGTGCCACTTACAGTCTTTATCAAAGAGATGCTGACAAAGATACTTTGATCCAATCAGATTTAGTAACTGATGCTAACGGTCAAATTACTGTTGATAAATTGCCAGCTGGTGACTATTACTTTGTTGAGACATCTACTCCAGATGGTTACCAACAAAATCCAAATGAAATTCCATTTACAATCACTGGTCAAACAACAATCGCTGTTCAAGTTGAGACTAAAGATGAACCTGTTGGCTCCAAAGAAGGTTCAATCATTATTCAAAAACTTGATGCTGCAACTGGTTATCGTTTAGCTGGTGCTGAATTCGACGTAATCGATGCTGATACTAACGAAGTAATCGGCCATATCACAACTGATCAACTAGGCTACGGTCACATGTACAACATCCCTTATGGAAATTATATTTTAAGAGAAACTAAAGCTCCTGATGGTTACATCTTGAATAATGAAGATATTACTTTCACTATCAATGACGAAACCCAAGCACCGGCAATCATTTCAATTGATAACGAAAAAGAAACTGGTGGCGATGGTAACTTTAGTGCCTCAATGATCAAATACGATGCCGATTTATTACACCAAGAAAAAGTCGGAGTCGCTGGTGCTGAATATACGCTTTACGACACTGATGGCACTGCATTAGGTGTTTTCCAAACTAATGATGAAGGTGTCATCAAAGTTGATAATCTAAACCCTGGTAGCTATTACTTCCTTGAAACTAAAGCTCCAGACGGATACGATATCAACCCCGAAAAGATTGAATTCACTATTACTGATAGTGACATTGAATTAGGTACGCTTGAAACTTCTGATCCTAAATTAACTGGCGGCTCCGGTGGTGGTGAAACACCCGGAACTGACGGTAACGGAAATGAAGGAAAAGATCCTGATCCAGACGAAAACGGCAATACTGAAAACCCTGATCCCGATGGTAATGGGAATGAAGGTAATGGTGATGGCGACAACAACGGTGGTGTAATTGTTGACCCAGAAAATCCTGGTTCTAACAATAACAACAACGGTAACGAAGGTGGATTAATTACTAATCCTATCAATCCTGGAGATGCCAATAATGGTTCTGACAGTTCAAGCAATCTTCCTCAAACTGGCGAAAAAACTAGTTTGACAGCTACTTTCTTGGGCTTAGTATTGCTATCCGGAATTGTCTACTTCAAACGTCGTAACGCTTAA